The Fusarium graminearum PH-1 chromosome 2, whole genome shotgun sequence genome includes a region encoding these proteins:
- a CDS encoding peptidyl-prolyl cis-trans isomerase ppi1, with the protein MTTNIVLETTMGSLILELYTTHAPKTCNNFTTLVRRGYYDNTIFHRIIPNFMVQGGDPTGTGRGGSSIFGEKFEDEIDPGLKHTGAGILSMANAGPNTNGSQFFVTLAPTPWLDGKHTIFGRVKSGMGTIKRMGLVKTGSEDRPVEEVKIVKARVVEEEEQI; encoded by the exons aTGACAACAAATATCGTGCTAGAAACAACAATG GGTTCGCTCATTCTTGAGCTGTACACTACGCACGCCCCAAAGACCTGCAACAATTTTACCACCCTTGTCCGTCGCGGCTACtacgacaacaccatcttccaCCGCATCATTCCCAACTTTATGGTCCAGGGCGGCGATCCCACGGGAACCGGTCGCGGAGGAAGCTCCATCTTTGGCGAGAAGTTTGAGGACGAGATCGATCCGGGCCTGAAGCACACGGGCGCCGGCATCTTGAGCATGGCCAACGCGGGCCCAAACACGAACGGGTCGCAATTCTTTGTCACGCTTGCGCCTACACCTTGGCTCGACGGCAAGCATACTATCTTTGGCAGGGTAAAGTCTGGCATGGGCACCATCAAGAGGATGGGTCTGGTCAAGACTGGATCTGAAGATAGACCAgttgaggaagtcaagattgtcaaggcGCGTGTtgtggaagaggaagagcaaaTCTAG